AACCGCCTGGCCATGCTGGCTGCAGTGCTCTACCGCCACGGCCGGGTCAATTTGCTGACAAGGGACCTGTACGTGTCCACTATCGCCGGCGGGTTGGCCAAGGAGCCCGGATGCGATCTGGCCATCGTGGCCGCCCTGGCCAGTGCAGCCAAGTCCCGGCCCATCCTGCGCACAACCTGTGCCATGGGCGAGATATCGCTGACCGGGCAGGTCAGGCCGGTGCCTCAGCTCAACCACCGGTTGCAGGAGGCCGCTCGCCTGGGATTCACCCGGGCGCTGGTCCCACCCGACCGACATTCAGGAGGACGAAAGCCCATTCCGGGCCTGGAAGTGGTTGAAGTAGCCTATCTGGCCGAGGCCCTGGAGGCTCTGGGACTGGTTTAAGCCCATTGGCTGCCCGTCACCTAATGCACAATATGGCGTTCACCTGCCGACTCGTTAACCCGCCGGACTAGGATGGAGTCGCCGGAAGACCGACACCCATTATCATCGCGAGGAGCAGATCAGCATGACCATCTTCACCAGGAAAACCATCCGCAGGCTGACGGCGGCCGCACTCACGACAGTCACGCTCATGGCCGGCGCGGCCTGCGGCTCCTCATCGAGCAACAGCGGGCAGTCGGCAGACAAGCAGGACATCACCCAGCAGACCATCAAACCTGGCACCCTGACCATTGCCACCGGAGACCCGGCCTACGCCCCCTACGTGCAGGACAACAAGCCCGAATCCGGCAAGGGCTACGAGGCAGCCGTGGCCTATGCAGTAGCAGAGAAAATGGGATTCGACAAGGCGCACGTCACCTGGACCCGGACCACCTTTGACGCCGCCATCGCGCCGGGCAGCAAGGACTACGACCTGAACATCCAGCAGTTCTCCATCACACCGGAACGCCGTCAGGCTGTGGACTTCACACCCAGCTACTACAACTCCACCCAGTCGCTGGTGGTCAGGAACAACTCTCCATACGCCTCCGCCACCTCCCTTGCTCAGATCAAGGATGCCAAGATAGGAGCCATGGTCGGCTCCACCTCATACGAGATGGCCCACAAGCTGGTCAAGCCTGACATCGACACCTTCAACGACGACGTGGCCTCATCCCAGGCCTTGGATGCCAATCAGATCGACGCGCTTGTCGTGGACACCCCCTCGGCCGTGACCATGGTCGATTCCGGGCAGGTCAAGAACGCCAAAATCCTCGGGCAGATCAAGGGATCGCAGGACCCGGAGGGCATGGGCATAGTCCTGCCCAAGGGTTCCAAGTTGACACCGGCCGCCTCCAAGGCTGTCACCGCCCTGAAGAAGGATGGGACCTTGGACAAGCTGCAGAAGCAGTGGCTGCACGTCTACACCTCCCTGCCCACCCTGGGCTGAGAGAAGAAAGGAAACCTTGTCGTTCATGGCCACCTCGGCACAGGACGCGGTCAGCGATATCCAACGGGAACGGGAACGCTACGGCCGTCGACAGAATCTGCGCTCCGTGGCGGTCAGCATCGCCAGTACGCTTGTACTGGCCCTGCTGATCGCCCTGGGGCTGCACGCCTCACCTGGCTGGCCCCGAGTCAAGCAGTCGTTTTTCTCCGGCGCCTACTTCGCCCAAGCCTTTCCCAAGGTCCTCCAGGGGCTCTGGCTCAATCTGGAGGTCCTCTTCTTTGCAGTCATCGGCGTGGCCATCCTGGGCACCCTGTTGGCTATGATCCGCACCAGCCGAAACCCGCTGCTCTTTCCCCTGCGGATGCTGGCCCAGGTCTACACCACAATTATGAGGGGCATCCCCATGATCGTGGTCCTCTACCTGATCGGCTTCGGCATTCCCGGGCTGGCCATCTTCAACCGGATTCCGGCAGCCCTGCTGGGCACCGTGGCGGTCATCCTCTCCTATTCGGCCTACATCGCCGAAGTGCTGAGGGCCGGCTTTCAGGACGTCGGCCCCTCCCAGAGGGCGTCGGCACGCTCACTGGGCCTGACCTCGGGGCAGACCATGCGTCTGGTGGTCATCCCACAGGCCCTGCGCAAGGTGGCTCCGGCACTGATGAACGACTTCATCTCCATGCAGAAGGACGTGGGGCTGATCTCGGTCCTGGGAGCCGTCGACGCGGTCAGGGCGGCCCAGATCATCGTGGCCACCTCCTACAACTTCACCCCTTACGTGGTGGCCTCGGTGCTCTTCATCGCCACCTCGGTCCCCTTCATTCTTCTCAACGACTGGTATTCCAACCGTCTGCGCAAGCGCGAACAGAGCGGAGGCATGGTATGAGCGAACAGGCAGGCACCGATAAGGACCAGCCGGTGCTCCGTCTGGAGGATGTGCGAAAGACCTACCCTGGGGGCAACAAGGTCCTACGCGGCATCTCCATGACCATCATGCCTCATGAGACCGTGGCCCTGCTGGGTCCCTCAGGATCGGGCAAGTCCACCCTGATGAAGTGCATCAACCTTTTGGAGACCGTCAACGACGGCAGGATCTGGCTGGGCGGCACCGACATCACCGATCCCAGGATCAACCAGGATGCCTGCCGGGCCAGAATCGGCGTGGTATTCCAGCAGTTCAACCTCTTCCCCCATATGAACGTCCTGAAAAACGTGACACTGGGAGCCATCAAGGTCCACGGCATGCCCAAGGACCAGGCCAGGGAGCGTGCCCTGGAACTGCTGGATCGAATCGGCATGAGGAAGAAAGCCGGAGCCTACCCGGACCAGCTCTCCGGCGGCCAGCAGCAGCGGGTGGCCATCGTCCGAGCCCTGATGACCGACCCGGAACTGCTCCTGCTGGATGAGATCACCTCAGCCCTGGACCCCATGCTGGTGGGCGAGGTCCTGGCCATGGTCTCGGAGCTGACCGCCGGTGGCACCACCATTCTCATGGCCACCCACGAGATGGGTTTCGCCCATCATGCGGCCAACCGGGTTGTCCTGCTGCTGGACGGTGTCATCGCCGAGAACGGAACCCCGCAAGAAGTCATGGACGAGTCTGAGAATCCGCGCACCAGGGAGTTCTTCAGCCACTTCCGAGGGCTGTGAGTTCCCAAGTTCCTACGGTCTCCGGTTGGTGGAAAATACTCTTCCTGCGGCCTTGGTCAGTTCCAGGGTGCGATCGGCATCCAGGGACAGCTGTCGTTTGAGGGGCTCCTCGCCCGCATACCGCTTCTGACCGCGCAGACGGCTGAGAAACTCCACGCGGACCCTGTGGCCGTACAGATCCACCCAGTCCGGCCGGACGGCATTGGCCTCCAGGATTCTTGGAGTCTGTTGTCCCGGGACCAGGAAAGTCTCCTTGGTGCCGATGGAGATGGCGGCAGGCATCCGCCAGGGCGAACCCTGGACCAACCGGCCCTCCCGGCCCTCCTGTGTCGCCATAGGATCCGTAGGCAGACCCAGGTCAACCAGCCAGCCTGCATAGACTCCATCCGCAGGCATCATCCCCTGGCTGTCAGGAGCAAGATTGGCAGTCGGAAATCCCAAGCGACGACCCCGCTGCTCCCCATGGACCACTGTGCCTTGAACCATGTGCGGCCGACCCAGAATATCCATTGCCGCATCCACATCGCCATCCAGGATCAACTGCCGAAGGTGGGAGCTGCTCCAAGCACGTACCCGGCGTCGCTCCAGGCCGTCGGCATCAGGCAGAGTGCAGTCGCCGGGTCCCTGGTCGTCCACGACTTCCAAGTTGAATAGTCCTGTGTCCGCCAAATCAGCAATGGCTTTAATATCGCCGATTCGCCCTGCGCCCATCCGCGCATCACGGCCCAGGACCAGCGTTCGCATGGCCAGCTGTTCGGTAAGCTGCTTGAGGAAGAACCGATAGGACTTGGCCGCAAAAGCCAGCGTATATCGCACCACCACAACCTGATCCAGCCCCAGCTGGGCCATGATCCGCAGGCGCTCCTCCAGCGGCATGATCTGATCAGGGTCGTGGCGAATCAGGTCCGGGGACGGTTCAGTCATGTCATGGCTGTCGGCATAGCTATGGACCAGTTTGGGGCTGGGATCGAAGACCAGAGCCATGGGCCGGTCCTGTGCCTTGGCCGCGAGATCGACCACCCGGCGCAGGAGGGCCTGATGACCCCGATGCATGCCATCGAAGACACCGATGGTGACCACGCTGGACCGGGTCCCCAAGGTTCCCGGCCACCTGACAATGCCCGACTCATCCGGGCTGACCTGGCTGACCTTCATCCGCTTCCCATCATTTAGTCATTGCGGCCCCCGGACCCGGGCGCCGAAAATTCCTTAAGCACTGTATTCCCACCGTCGCACCCTGGCAAGACCCTGGGGCTGAACACGAACCTGCGCCCTCATGTCTCGGCGTGGAAGACCACATCCGGCTTGGCCCCACCCCGTGAACCGGGCACCAGGATAGCAGCCAGACGCTGCTTGCCCACAGGTCCGGCCAGTGCTGCCGTGGGCCCGGCGACAGGCTGATGCAAGAATCCGCCATTGGCCACTCTGGCGGCCTGGTCGGTATCCAGGTTGAGGACAGGCATGCTCATGCGTGCCGCCTGCTCAAGACTCAGAGAGCCATCCAACATCCCCTGCCGGTCATGGTCCGGGACCATACGGCTGCGAATAACCGTCCGACCTTGTCGGTCCCGGTAGGTGTGGGGGATCACCTGACCGCCCACAACCTTGGACTTGAGGGCGGAATCCTCCAGGTCGAATGGACCTACCCGGATTCTTCTCAGGGCGGTCAGGTGGCCGCCCAGGTCCAGCCGCTCGCCCAGGTCGCGAGCCAGGGCCCGGATGTAGGTGCCGCTGGAGCAGATCACTTCCACATCCACATCGACCACCCTGGTGCCTTGGTCGGGCAATTCCACACGACGAAAATCGAGCAGACGGAAGGATGCAATTCGAATACGTCTGGGTTCCAGCTTGACCTCCTGACCTGCGCGAGCCAGGTCATAGGCCCGTCTGCCCTGGACCTTGATGGCGGAGAAGGCATCAGGCACCTGGTCTATCCAGCCGGTGAAGCAGCGATCAATCAAATCCTGCAGACCCTGGGCTGTCAGATTGTCCACATTCTGCGCGGCTCCAGGACGCACCGGCAGCAAATCCCCGTCAGCATCGTCCGTGGTGGTACCCAGTCCCAGACGTATGGTGGCCCGGTAGGCCTTGTCATGGCCGACGATGACCGTCAACAACCGCGTGGCCTGGCCGAACCCTACGACCAGCAGGCCAGTGGCCATGGGATCCAGGGTCCCGGCATGGCCCACGCGACGCATGCCGAGGACAGAGCGGACGGCAGCCACCACGTCATGGCTGGTCACACCGCTCGGCTTGTCGACAAGGATGATGCCCGAGATTGGTTCACCGGTGCCAAACTCCATACCATCCAGCGACTCGGAAGCCCCTGCCCCACCAATGCCTTCAGCGGTCGGCTTCATCCGCATCCTCTGCCGCAGGTTCGCCAGGGACGGAGTCCGACCCATCGGTCTCTTTTTCGTCGTCATGCCTGTACGGGTCGGGGTCGCCGGCGTAGCTGGCATTGACCCGGGCTTTGGCCATGGCCTCGTCCCGATGACGGGCCGCGGTCAGCACATCCTCAATCTCGGTCGCCTCGGCAGGCACCTCATCGTAGATGAAGCGCAAGGTAGGCGTCAGTCGCAGACCAGCCCGAGCACCGACCAGGGTGCGCAGCCGGCCAGAGGCCTGCCGCAGGGCTTGCTGGGCACGTTTGCGCTCCCCGGCCTCGTGACCGGACCGCCCCAACTGGGTCCAGTAGATCTTGGCTATCTGTAGGTCGTTGGTGACCCGAACCTCAGTGACGGTGACCCCTGCCAAGCGCTTGTCGTGCATCTGGGACTCCAGCGCAGAGGCCACAACCCGCTGTATCAGGGCTGCTATGCGTACAGCGCGGGGATTTTCACCCATCATGATTCCTTTCTCGAACCGTCTATGACTAATCGTCGCATTCATGGCGATCCGCCCCGGCCAGGGAGTACCCAGACCGGGGCGGATCGCCACGGGCCTTCCGACATACGGTCGGCAGGTCGACAGGCTCTACTTGCGTTCCACTTCCTGCATCTCGTAGGTCTCGATGATGTCGCCCACCTCGATGTCGTTGAAGGAGCCCAGGTTGATGCCAGCCTCGTAGCCTTCGGACACCTCGTTGACGTCGTCCTTGAACCGGCGCAGGGAGGAGATCTCCAGATCGTTGATGGTGACCACCCCGTTGCGGGCGATGCGAGCCTTGGTGCCCCGCTTGACGGTGCCGTCCTGGACCATGACGCCCGCGATGTTGCCGAACTTGGAGGAGCGGAAGATCTCACGAATCTCGGAGTGGGAGGTGGTGACCTCTTCGTACTCCGGCTTGAGCATGCCCTTGAGCGCCGCCTCGATGTCCTCGATGGCGTTGTAGATGACCGAGTAGTACTTGATCTCCACCCCCTCGCGGTCCGCCAGATCCTGGACCTGCCGGTTGGGCCGGACGTTGAAGCCGATGATGACGGCCTTGTCGACCGTGGCCAGGTTGACGTCGTTCTGGGTGATGGCGCCCACGCCCCGGTGGATGACCTGGATCCCGACCTCGTCGGAGACCTCGATCTTCATCAGGGAGTCTTCCAGAGCCTCCACCGAACCGGAGGAGTCGCCCTTGATGACGATGTTGAGCATGTCCACCTCGGACTTGGCGAACTGCTCCTTCAGGCTCTCCAGAGAGACAACCTTGCGGCGCTTGGCCAGCTGTGCGGCGCGGGCCGAGGCCTCACGCTTCTCGGCAATCTGACGAGCGGTGCGGTCGTCGGGCGCAACCAGGAAGAGGTCGCCGGCGGTAGGCACTGAGGTAAGACCAAGCACCTGGACGGGTGTGGAAGGACCCGCAGCATCCATCTGCCGACCGTTCTCGTCCAGCATGGCGCGCACACGGCCATAGGCCGATCCAGCCACGATGGCATCGCCTACATGCAGTGTCCCCTGCTGGACCAGCACAGTGGCCACGGCTCCGCGACCCTTGTCGAGACGGGCCTCGACCGTCGCGCCACGAGCGTCCATGTCGGGGTTGGCCCGAAGGTCAAGGTCGGCATCGGCAGTCAGCAGGACGGCCTCCAGGAGCTTGTCCACGTTGGTGCCCAGCTTGGCGGAGATGTCGACGAACATGGTGTCGCCGCCGTACTCTTCGGATACCAGACCGAACTCGGTCAACTGACCGCGTACCTTCTGGGGATTGGCTCCCTCGACATCGATCTTGTTGACAGCCACCACGATGGGCACATGGGCAGCCTGGGCGTGGTTGATGGCCTCCACGGTCTGCGGCATGACGCCGTCGTCCGCGGCCACCACCAGGATGGCCACATCAGTCAGCTCGGCACCACGCGCACGCATGGCCGTAAAGGCCTCATGGCCAGGGGTGTCCAGGAAGGTGATCTTGCGATCCTCCCCGTCCAGGGTGACCGTGGCCTGGTAGGCCCCGATGCGCTGGGTGATGCCGCCGGCCTCCTGGGTGGTCGTGTTGGTCTTGCGGATGGTGTCCAACAGACGGGTCTTGCCGTGATCGACATGGCCCATGACGGTGACCACCGGAGGCCTG
The window above is part of the Bifidobacterium asteroides DSM 20089 genome. Proteins encoded here:
- the ribF gene encoding bifunctional riboflavin kinase/FMN adenylyltransferase, whose product is MKVSQVSPDESGIVRWPGTLGTRSSVVTIGVFDGMHRGHQALLRRVVDLAAKAQDRPMALVFDPSPKLVHSYADSHDMTEPSPDLIRHDPDQIMPLEERLRIMAQLGLDQVVVVRYTLAFAAKSYRFFLKQLTEQLAMRTLVLGRDARMGAGRIGDIKAIADLADTGLFNLEVVDDQGPGDCTLPDADGLERRRVRAWSSSHLRQLILDGDVDAAMDILGRPHMVQGTVVHGEQRGRRLGFPTANLAPDSQGMMPADGVYAGWLVDLGLPTDPMATQEGREGRLVQGSPWRMPAAISIGTKETFLVPGQQTPRILEANAVRPDWVDLYGHRVRVEFLSRLRGQKRYAGEEPLKRQLSLDADRTLELTKAAGRVFSTNRRP
- a CDS encoding ABC transporter substrate-binding protein, which produces MTIFTRKTIRRLTAAALTTVTLMAGAACGSSSSNSGQSADKQDITQQTIKPGTLTIATGDPAYAPYVQDNKPESGKGYEAAVAYAVAEKMGFDKAHVTWTRTTFDAAIAPGSKDYDLNIQQFSITPERRQAVDFTPSYYNSTQSLVVRNNSPYASATSLAQIKDAKIGAMVGSTSYEMAHKLVKPDIDTFNDDVASSQALDANQIDALVVDTPSAVTMVDSGQVKNAKILGQIKGSQDPEGMGIVLPKGSKLTPAASKAVTALKKDGTLDKLQKQWLHVYTSLPTLG
- a CDS encoding amino acid ABC transporter permease, whose product is MATSAQDAVSDIQRERERYGRRQNLRSVAVSIASTLVLALLIALGLHASPGWPRVKQSFFSGAYFAQAFPKVLQGLWLNLEVLFFAVIGVAILGTLLAMIRTSRNPLLFPLRMLAQVYTTIMRGIPMIVVLYLIGFGIPGLAIFNRIPAALLGTVAVILSYSAYIAEVLRAGFQDVGPSQRASARSLGLTSGQTMRLVVIPQALRKVAPALMNDFISMQKDVGLISVLGAVDAVRAAQIIVATSYNFTPYVVASVLFIATSVPFILLNDWYSNRLRKREQSGGMV
- the infB gene encoding translation initiation factor IF-2, translating into MPKARVYELAKEFGVDSKTVLAKLKDMGEFVKSASSTVEAPVVRRLKNAFPQKGQGDAGQAAARNARPGSPNHGSGQGQHGRSQSSGTQQQSTPGPKPGQNRRPSAGGDASRSQQRPGVHFPKPGAPEGNRNEHEQRNQSRGPKPSAMGRPGPHGSRNSGRPGGSNAAAARHGARPGASTPRPGNNPFSRKQGMKAPMPSDIPRPHPMARPTVNDSRRGRGGFRNGRGGRTGQGARPGQWGHSRPGQQTHQGGSGRFGAASSAPSGGFRGGSGRGGRGRGGAAGAFGRQGGKSSKARKNRMAKRHEFQEMKAPVIGGVRIPAGNGRTVKLRQGATLADLADKINVNPAALVTVLFHLGEMATATQSLDEATFQILGDEIGWKIRIVSAEEEDKELLQQFDIDLDEEREDQDDENLQPRPPVVTVMGHVDHGKTRLLDTIRKTNTTTQEAGGITQRIGAYQATVTLDGEDRKITFLDTPGHEAFTAMRARGAELTDVAILVVAADDGVMPQTVEAINHAQAAHVPIVVAVNKIDVEGANPQKVRGQLTEFGLVSEEYGGDTMFVDISAKLGTNVDKLLEAVLLTADADLDLRANPDMDARGATVEARLDKGRGAVATVLVQQGTLHVGDAIVAGSAYGRVRAMLDENGRQMDAAGPSTPVQVLGLTSVPTAGDLFLVAPDDRTARQIAEKREASARAAQLAKRRKVVSLESLKEQFAKSEVDMLNIVIKGDSSGSVEALEDSLMKIEVSDEVGIQVIHRGVGAITQNDVNLATVDKAVIIGFNVRPNRQVQDLADREGVEIKYYSVIYNAIEDIEAALKGMLKPEYEEVTTSHSEIREIFRSSKFGNIAGVMVQDGTVKRGTKARIARNGVVTINDLEISSLRRFKDDVNEVSEGYEAGINLGSFNDIEVGDIIETYEMQEVERK
- the rbfA gene encoding 30S ribosome-binding factor RbfA encodes the protein MMGENPRAVRIAALIQRVVASALESQMHDKRLAGVTVTEVRVTNDLQIAKIYWTQLGRSGHEAGERKRAQQALRQASGRLRTLVGARAGLRLTPTLRFIYDEVPAEATEIEDVLTAARHRDEAMAKARVNASYAGDPDPYRHDDEKETDGSDSVPGEPAAEDADEADR
- a CDS encoding amino acid ABC transporter ATP-binding protein, yielding MSEQAGTDKDQPVLRLEDVRKTYPGGNKVLRGISMTIMPHETVALLGPSGSGKSTLMKCINLLETVNDGRIWLGGTDITDPRINQDACRARIGVVFQQFNLFPHMNVLKNVTLGAIKVHGMPKDQARERALELLDRIGMRKKAGAYPDQLSGGQQQRVAIVRALMTDPELLLLDEITSALDPMLVGEVLAMVSELTAGGTTILMATHEMGFAHHAANRVVLLLDGVIAENGTPQEVMDESENPRTREFFSHFRGL
- the truB gene encoding tRNA pseudouridine(55) synthase TruB; amino-acid sequence: MEFGTGEPISGIILVDKPSGVTSHDVVAAVRSVLGMRRVGHAGTLDPMATGLLVVGFGQATRLLTVIVGHDKAYRATIRLGLGTTTDDADGDLLPVRPGAAQNVDNLTAQGLQDLIDRCFTGWIDQVPDAFSAIKVQGRRAYDLARAGQEVKLEPRRIRIASFRLLDFRRVELPDQGTRVVDVDVEVICSSGTYIRALARDLGERLDLGGHLTALRRIRVGPFDLEDSALKSKVVGGQVIPHTYRDRQGRTVIRSRMVPDHDRQGMLDGSLSLEQAARMSMPVLNLDTDQAARVANGGFLHQPVAGPTAALAGPVGKQRLAAILVPGSRGGAKPDVVFHAET